A stretch of DNA from Trichomycterus rosablanca isolate fTriRos1 chromosome 1, fTriRos1.hap1, whole genome shotgun sequence:
CAGGTCAACCAACGGTAACGACGCAGAGCAGAGGAGCAAGAAGCCTTCACCAAACCACACAGcaaactgtaagtcgcttaccAGCTGTTGctacattaattacatttaatgacAATAGAATCTAATATTACTTTAAATAGTGTAtgcttttgtttattacatgtacaggaaacaatgtatttatttattctaaaaataatatagaGCTTTTAAAATTAGCCGGTGCGCACACGTCCTGGTACCGTTAAACCAGTTAGACGTTAaagtactattatttttattataacgtCATTGTTGCTACTATAATGCGCATGCCTATAAAATAACTGCACCTTTGCATTTTAAACTACATTAAATGCATATAACCGCCTTGTCATGTGCTCTGTTGTCCAGGCAAACATGGTGCGAGAGACCGGTTACTACGATACTCTTGGTGTGAGCCCGAAAGCCTCCCTCGAAGAAATTAAGAAAGCTTATAGAAAACTGGCCCTGAAATACCACCCGGACAAAAACCCCAACGAAGGAGAGAAAGTGAGTACCAGGCTCGCATGTCTTGTATCTATTTTCACCAGCATGTAGCAGCTGACATCTACAGAAGCGTGTGGAACTTTCTGGAATTGCTGTGCTGTTAGCCGACTAAGCTACGCTAACCTGCAGCATACCAAGAgaaatatttaagtttttaattCCAAGTAGCCAAGGATTTTGTGTACAAAGGGGTTGTACTTTATCCTTATTATGATAAATAACACCAAGCAGGATATATTCTAACGTTGCATTACAAGTATGTCTTTTTTCATTCTTTAGAATGAGAGAAGTAAGAATTTTATATAATTGGAGTGTCATTAAAATGGTAATCGTTGATTATCAGTTTATGATCATAAATCATATTGCCttcactatttttttattttatattataaaaagTAGGCTTTTATTACAATGTCCCCTGCTACACTAAAATCATTTAGATGAAGTATGTAAATTAGAAACCTTTAAGCATTATAAACCTGTTTTACGCAAATGCATTCATTTTTTGTCCATTGCCTAAGTAGGGATTAGTCTTTCACTGTGTACATTATAAACTTTTGTTTCAATCAAAATAAGACTGGTCTAGTTACGGTAAAAGAGTacataatgaatataataattttatcacaATCAATCAAGATGAATTGAGAGTGCACATTTGTACAGCCTTTTACAATGTACATCATTAAGCTAATCGATTTTCACTAATAGATCTAATTACTGCGGTATAAATACAATTCAGTCACACTGATGCATTTTGATGCATTGAATGCTTAGTATAATCAAAGTAAGGCTGAGAAtggtaaaaaaacattaatgttcCCCGTGTATGCCGCCAAATAGTAAAATGCACATGATTAAAATAAGTAAACTTGAATAGATACTAATAATTAACATTAATCAACTTCAGTTTTCTTCCATTGCTTAAGTGAGGAAAAAACAGTTATTGTGCAGCCTTGTTTGCACAGCCTTGTTTTCCTAcagtattttatacatttgttgGGCACAAATTTTGAAATGTGAATCTTTAAATACATCAACTACATCAACTATTGGTCTAGAGCTAGACTGGTATTGCAACAGGAGAGCTTTTCTATGTAAAAGGTAACATAAGTGTTAATTCTGTTCCACAGTTCAAACATATTTCACAAGCTTATGAAGTCCTGTCAGATCCTAAAAAGCGAGATCTGTATGACCATGGAGGTGAACAGGCCATCAAAGAAGGAGGCATGGGAGGAGGCGACTTCTCCTCTCCTATGGACATCTTTAACATGTTCTTCGGGGGTGGAGGAAGAACTCAGAGAGAACAAAAAGGTAAGTTTAGCCCAAAACTAGTAATGCAAATAACCAATTTCCTAGAAGTGGTCGCCAGTTGTTGAcaatattcatttaaaaaagcttagcATAATGAATGTGGGAGTAATGTAAAGAAGTAAGATGAACATAAACTGTGTGAGCAGAACTGCATTCATAAAATGTGGATTTTATCAACAGTTCATTACAAATATGTTtatcaaaaaataataatgattgctTATCGTCTTACATCATTTACACTTATGTTGTCAGAAAAAGCTTTAAGgtattaatgtaaaaataaagctGAGTTCTACCTACATACTGTCTGCAGCAGTTGAACAAATAATGCCACACAGATCCACCTGTGCAGAGTTTATCATATGGTCTGACTCCATACTGATGCAAAACAACTTTTCCATTTGGGATTTTAATTTGAAATAGTTCTTTTATTAAGAACGATATAAATGCATTTAGTTTTTCAGTTTGGATTAGAGCTCCTGGAGCTTGCATATTGAATTAGAGTAACGTATCCACATTCAAATTAAGTGTCAGCTGttgataatatatttaaattctaTTTTTAGCCGATAGCAACTGACTAACTTCGTTAATTGGTTAATCATTAATATTCCTACCTAAAACCAATAACACTTGCAGGGCAACGGTTTACGTTACatcggtaaaaaaaaaatatatataaaggatCTATCACTGTTATACATTTATCCTATATCCTATTCTCTTTTTTAAGGTAAAAATGTGGTCCACCAGCTCAGTGTCACACTTGAGGAAATGTACAATGGTTCAACCAGAAAGCTTGGTCTCCAGAAGAATGTAATCTGTGAGAAATGTGATGGTACGTATGGTACATAAACTACTTTTAAATTCATTAAGTTGCCTTGAAGCTGCATCGTTTTGTCCTACAGATGGCAGTGTGCAGTTGCAGCTCTGGAGCcaatagcaaagtccaccaaaagTCTATAGTAGTAGTTTTAAGTGCTGGTTCATCACAGTAGTTGTTAACTATTCTGAAATTCTACATACTACAGCAGTATGTCTGTTGTAAAGATATGTCTTAAAAGCTGTTTAAAGTGAGGACAACCTTGTTAATGAAATGTGACTAAATGTTCATAATAAAATGGCATTGATTTTGTTTTAAGCTTAAAGCAATTTCTTTTACAGGTTATGGAGGAAAGAGAGGTGCTCTTGAAAAATGCTCAAAATGCAAAGGCAGAGGAGTTCAGATCCAGGTGCAGCAGATTGGACCAGGAATGATTCAGCAGATCCAGAGCATGTGCTCAGAATGCCAGGGACAGGGTGAAAGATTCAGTGCCAAGGATCGCTGCAAGAACTGCAATGGGCACAAAGTGGAACGCAAAAAGAAAATTCTTGAAGTCCACATTGACAAAGGTATATGTGCCAGTTATATAGTAAACTGCTGGCATATGCTTTTGTTTACACTCATGTGTTTGTTCTTTGtaagtaacatagttgacactTTTTGTACACCAGGTATGAAAGATGGCCAGAAGATCATGTTCCACGGTGAGGGTGATCAAGAACCAGGGCTGGAGCCTGGTGATGTCATCATTGTCCTCGACCAGAAGAAACATCCTGTATTTAACAGGCAGGAAGATAACTTAAGCATGAAGATGAACATAAAGCTGGTTGAGGCACTCTGTGGCTTCAAGAAAACAATACAAACACTAGACAACAGAACCCTCATCATCAGTTCAGCACCAGGTATATACAGCTAGAGTTTTAAATAGGGGATGTCTATAGTAGAAATCCTCTTGGAATATGAAAAGAAATGGAAATGATGAAAGTGAAGAAAAGGATGAAAGTGATTAGTGACAATGAATGGCAAATTTCTTTGCACAAAACATTTTGTCAAATTATCCATGTCATACGTTGATAGTTTTTATTCAATATTTACATAttacacctttatccaaagtgaataGAAAATGGGAGTTTactatgcaagcaattgaggtttaagggctttgctcaggggtccaacagtgaggcttgaaccagcaacattctaatcactagtctagtaccttaccCTCTAAGCTACCACCACTCTATTTAGCAGCTTGTAGTGGTTGCTTTGATACTAGAAGTGAGTGTTATAAATAGATCAGCAACTTTTTCTGGTGATTCTGTGTACAATTAAATGGGCTTCTGTCACTGACTATAATGCTCAAATGTATCATGTTAAAACTTTGCTGTATAGCATTTAATTGTATACTGTGTAGCATTTTTGACAGCCTCATAGTTATTAAACCTAGATTTAATAACATCTGtatgatttttttgttgttttaaggtcaagtaattaaaaacaatgacGTAAAGTCTATTCAGAATGAGGGTATGCCCGTCTACAGAGATCCCTATGAGAAAGGACTGCTCCTCATTCAGTTTGaggtgagtttttttttttttaatcacggtCAATGTTACACCTAACAGTTTTGCAGCTTTCATTCCAATAGCCTTTGAttgtttagatttttaatacTGTCAATACTGTGTATTCCACCTCAGGTTGAGTTTCCAGAAAAACACTGGCTTCCTGAGAACATGTTCCCCCAGCTGGAACTGCTACTTCCTAAACGGGATGACGTAATGCTGACTGATGATATGGAAGAGGTGGACCTCTGTGAGGTGGACCTTGAATCCCAGAGTAGAAAATACAGTGGAGAAGCCTATGAGGAGGAGGAAAGTCCCAAAGGTCATGGAGTTCAATGTCAAACTCAGTGAGCCTCAATTCAGTGCAACCATAAATGCAGCTCATTTTATTTGTGTCAATGTATTTACAGACATGTTAACTGGTTTCAGTTCAAATGCTATCAGACATTGactcatttattgttttatcacAGTTTTATCCTTGTTAGGGTTGCGGTGGTTCTAATTTATTGAGCTAAAGGTAGAAAACTCCTCAGACGGGTTGcgagtccattacagggcagacatgtatgcacaaacacatactttttttttttttttttttctacccctttttctcccctttttagggcatccaattgttcaattagcatcgtgcttcctctctgtctatgccgaaccctgccctgacggaggtgattgaagctaacccgtatcccctccgaaacacgagcagcagccagatgcatctttgccacccacacattgacgagttttggcgccacctagcgttgcatgaggagagacacaccctaagggcaccccctcccatctctgtgtaagcgcctccaatcagccggcagagaacgcaatcgcataaagcaaggctggattcgatacgacgcttctcagaatccagccctggttgcagcgcgtttctttttaccgctgcgccacctgagcggccacaaaCACATActtaaagcagtttttaatagttccagttggcctgacagcatgtttttagacttgtGGGAGATGACCAGAGTACCCAGAGGAACCCACTCAgatacagggaaaacatgcaaactgcataCAGAAAGAACCCTGTCTGTCTGGCTGTTTAAtaaaacccaggcccttcttactgtgagctgacagtgctagccactgtgccaccacaaACACCTAAAATCAGCATTTGATGGAGTATGTTGTTTAACAATCCTTATATaggcatttttttaattattggccCCTAAAGTGCTAAAGAGGTTTTCCATCTGTTAAAACCTAAAAGTAAAAATGGAAAGGACCATTAGTCATATAAAAGTAGTTCAGATGAATGTTATTGCTGAGAATCACAGCAACCTTCCTactgcaaaaatatttagatCATTGCTGTATGTTTCTCAATGTTGATTTGGTATGTCTACTACATTGTGTGCATGTTGTTTTGAGTGTGGGTGTGTACTTTGTGTTTATTTCATGTCCAatcatatttcattttttttacatttctacttGTTTTGCTTTTGTCTATTGTACTTGTAAAAAGCTCAGTGCTGAAAAAGGGTATTTGTATGCTTTCTATGAAGGTAACACCTCCCTGATAACGCACCAGTGTACGTCTATACAATtaaaactaaacaagcaaaaaaCATTTTGGTGTGTTTATCTTTTGTCACTTGCTTGGGCTAGTAGTAATTCAAGATCAGAGTTCAAGATTTATGATAAACATATAATACATGTGCTAATAATAATTCTGATTTTGCAAGAAAACATGTAACCcaaatttaaaatgtcaaaGAAAGCATTCAAGAAAATGATCAAAACAGATGTGATTAAGATGTTTTCAGACTTTGTAGCCATGCAAACTCGTGTCTGTCTGAAGCACTTACAATGCacatttaccgctgcaccacccaagccccttttttttttaaattgtgaatgaTATAATAAGTTTTAGTATGGTAGCTGACGACCCTCATGTACCAGAGGGAAACTATCAGGGTTCTCTAGGCCCTCAGGGGCCtaaaatattctggaaatatgtGTTCAGCTCTAATTTTatcttcttttaaaaaaaatttaaagataCACAAATCTAAGCAAACAAATCCTTTATACTTGCTGATTCATTTTGGAATGTGAAGTGTTAAAGAAGCCAATTTGAATTCCAGCTATAAATTAGAAAAATAGTTTTTCTATGAGAGACTAATTTCAGGTGACAGTAAAATTGATCAATAGCATCTTTTCTCTAAATAGACGAGCTTTGTTATAGCTAACTTGCTAAGTTTGGGCCGCTGTTGGGACACAGGTGTAGTATAAAATTGTCACAAGTTTTAGTATAGTGAGTTGACAGGTAGTTATGTTTGCTCTTATATTTAAAGTATAAAGTAAACAAAGACTAATACTTTAACCatgtgttgtttatttaaaagtatcagaaaacaatgaaacaatgtacagtgtttgtttattaagattttaaaagtcatgttttacactttggttacattcatgacagaaactgttgTTACTcgtcacaagattcatcagttcacaagttttaacatcaaacacagtcatggacaattttgtatctccaagtcacttcacttgcatgtctttggactgtgggaggaaactggagctcccggagaaaacccatgcagataaGGGGAGAACataaaaactccacacagaaaggacccggaccgctcaacctggggatcgaacccaggaccttcttgctgtgaggcggcagtgctacccactgggcCATTGTGCCGCCCTGTACACGGTGTATTGCAGCTTGTGTGATTATGCAATTATTTCTGAGCAAGCATTTGCATGTTGCATTTCTAACTCTGAACTACTATATTATCATCGTAATTTCTGTTTACTTTTGCAGTACAGTACTTCAGAAGAGAACTCTACAGCACCATTTTAGGGCCactgttaatttttatattgcAGTGGGTATTCTAATAAACTGATGCTGATGAGCAATGAGATtaagtttttctttatttgtgaaaccaatCTCAACAccccttgtttttacacaatgAATAATCTTACTGTTGCACATTCATTGGccataataattaaatttaacCTCAAAGTAATTCAGTAATTTGGAGAACTTGGGTTTAAGAATCACATTTCgctactgtactaaatacagTACAAAAAATGGCTATATTTTTATTCACAAGTGTTACAGTAGAAATACCTTCCACTTATTAATCACTGTAGATAgattacattatacattacattatacTCATTGCAATCAATGAAAAGATAAAACtgacacaatttatttttattcgaAGGACCCACTTCAATTATTTCCCTTAGTGTTGTTTTCTTCTGAAAGAACAACctggttaaaaacaaaaagcataATGTCATGCTTGAGCTGGTTTTGGTGTCACATAAAATGATCAAAAGATTTTAACACACAAAACCTCTCAAATTTACAGCCTAAACTAATACTAAAAATACTTGCCCTCAGTCAGCCTGGCCTTTCCTCCTGTGGGCTGGCAGAGCACTGTTGAGCACCCCACACACAATACCACTGTCTGGGCATGGCTGAACACTGTTGTGATTTTATAGCAACCTGTAAACAGATGATACATTACAATACATAATGTTTTTGCTCAAAAGGTGTGAGTACATATGCACAGCAAAAAACAAATACTTCATCATTTGCTTTGGGTTACACTTATCCAGGCTTACTACTATAGCTTGTTCGTGGGATTTGTTTTGCTTTGTGGGCATCACAATGGTAAAGCTGGTAGTGTGGCTGCCACATACAAACATGGGTTCTGGGGGCCtgggttttattttttaccacgCCTGTCAGAAAGTGTTGCATGCTTTCCCTGCAGTTAATTAAACTGCCATAGATAGACTGGCTGATCTACATTAGCACAGCTGTTGAAAAAAGCAGCTGACAAGAATAACCTATTACAAAGGCcgtaaaaacaaaacactgtaaatgaCACAGCCCAGCAAAGATCAATCTTAAAGATGTACAGTCTTTAACAGTCTTCTACAGATGTTTCCCCCTTTACCCTTTCAAACAGTGGATCATCTGGGTTCTTGAATACTGTTTatttaacagtaaaaaaaaaaccacataaCTGTCATTGTAATACATCCATTGTCACAcaaataattgtaattaaaattttttgtaGACCATATGCTGACCATATGACAGTAtgtaacattatattaaacataCACTTAAAGAATAGCCATTAATTGGGTGCttggttggcacagcagtctaacgCCCTAGCCCATCAACAATGAAGATCTATCTTGAGTTGTAATTTTAGGTTGTGATGTTGACCTAGCCGGGCATCTAACAGCCTCAGTTGGCTATGCCTTAAGAGGGAGGTCGGGAAATGTTTcactgctgtctggtcaaggcaaCTGCACTAGTGAGGATCGATTTGCAGAGTGCTTTGTTGTAGACAATACAGTTCTCTGTAAGACTCCACCAGTGGCAGGGAAAAGATGAGGGTTACCGACTGCATGCGTCAATGGGGGCACGTGACAGTTACAGCTCTCTTCGGTCACCAAGAGGGGTGGAGCAGGCAGGTAGAAGTTGGCACAAATAGGGGAATTGGCTACTACTagtttgaaatatttaaaaattatttttataaataaaaaaataaaaataaaaaaagaatggcCAATAATTATCATGGCTTCTTAAGTATCTGGCTTCCCTGGAAGCAGTAACataccccagacaggacaccaatctatCGTGGTGTCTTGGCCAACCCCCTCACACATAGtgaatcatgtctgtatgtggacaccctgtaCATAGCACCGCtgtggattcaaaccctggatcccagcagcagtgggctagcataatttattcAGTTTGGTAAAACCCACAAGGTACATGACTTGTATTGAAAAATGAGATGAAGGTGAATCATATAGAACGTACgacagtaaataaatgtaattgtaacatAAATATAACTAGAATTTTAGATTAATTTACTTATCGTAACAATGATTATACTTTGACTCACTAAGACAAACTGATAAGCTATTCTTCACCAACTGACAGGTGAGCTATTAGACGAACAGTCAATCATTCTGACTCATCCTTAATGGATTGCATGGCATGTCATATTGATTTAGGTGTGGTATATACCTGGGCATTTCACATCCATGAAGTAAGAGTTTGGACTTTGCACCAGTCTTTTCTTCTTATGCTGCCTCCTCTCCAAGTCGAAGGTGGGGTGCATTAAGTCTTTAGCCAGCTgttacacaaaaacaaacacattccCAAATATAcactaatataattatatacaaagtgaaatatacaggggttggacaatgaaactgaaacacctgtcattttagtgtgggaggtttcatggctaaattggaccagtctggtggccaatcttca
This window harbors:
- the rps27l gene encoding 40S ribosomal protein S27-like gives rise to the protein MPLAKDLMHPTFDLERRQHKKKRLVQSPNSYFMDVKCPGCYKITTVFSHAQTVVLCVGCSTVLCQPTGGKARLTEGCSFRRKQH
- the dnaja gene encoding dnaJ homolog subfamily A member 4, producing the protein MVRETGYYDTLGVSPKASLEEIKKAYRKLALKYHPDKNPNEGEKFKHISQAYEVLSDPKKRDLYDHGGEQAIKEGGMGGGDFSSPMDIFNMFFGGGGRTQREQKGKNVVHQLSVTLEEMYNGSTRKLGLQKNVICEKCDGYGGKRGALEKCSKCKGRGVQIQVQQIGPGMIQQIQSMCSECQGQGERFSAKDRCKNCNGHKVERKKKILEVHIDKGMKDGQKIMFHGEGDQEPGLEPGDVIIVLDQKKHPVFNRQEDNLSMKMNIKLVEALCGFKKTIQTLDNRTLIISSAPGQVIKNNDVKSIQNEGMPVYRDPYEKGLLLIQFEVEFPEKHWLPENMFPQLELLLPKRDDVMLTDDMEEVDLCEVDLESQSRKYSGEAYEEEESPKGHGVQCQTQ